A genomic stretch from Fusarium musae strain F31 chromosome 9, whole genome shotgun sequence includes:
- a CDS encoding hypothetical protein (CAZy:GT69~EggNog:ENOG41), translated as MHRKVFVLSVPLVCFLLVTASLYLGRDHITRLSEAYLPLHAPSSSLKTTSTETIDLPLSTTSDLVDSPVIEEPPSYSTLGTYTTSTIEVHTTPTIPSTTSAAPSPTTTKSAIPIANGSVLSTERITPYIHAILDPTSKERPRLQCPPLDTKRYKGLQKKKDTRRDENDEHSIDFFFALNLRNIVDLLPRLMGSIVEAIQFLGPERCALSIVEGNSPDGTADVLVALRPFLEEIGVAYFYNNSAINPSKGARIRKLAQLRNLALEPLFKKKVPAADDTTVLFINDVAACPDDLLELALQRRKLNADMTCAMDFTYAGPDPTFYDVWVARTLAGDTFFPIPEDGSWDNAWDLFRGNREARMRYDAHLPFQVFACWNGATAFTAAPILNGLRFRDPKKAECFQGEPQLFCKDLWHKGYRKIAVVPSISLEYTDERGKDIKKLKGFTNEVIQHMEEDKAHIEWQYEPPEKVKCMPSFDRQTWLPWDESLKR; from the exons ATGCATCGCAAGGTCTTTGTTCTGAGTGTCCCGCTCGTCTGCTTCTTGTTAGTCACAGCGAGCTTGTACCTTGGCCGAGATCATATAACCAGATTATCTGAGGCATACCTACCGCTCCAtgccccctcctcctcccttaAGACCACGTCTACGGAAACAATAGATTTACCTTTGAGTACGACGTCGGATTTGGTTGACTCGCCTGTTATTGAGGAGCCTCCTTCATATTCGACACTCGGCACCTACACCACAAGTACAATCGAGGTACATACTACACCAACCATCCCCTCTACAACTTCCGCAGCgccctcaccaacaacaacaaaatcTGCCATTCCAATCGCAAATG GTTCCGTTCTCTCTACCGAGCGCATCACTCCTTACATTCACGCCATCCTCGATCCTACTTCAAAAGAGCGCCCACGGCTTCAATGCCCTCCCTTGGACACCAAGCGATACAAGGGCcttcagaagaagaaggacactCGGAGAGACGAAAATGACGAACATTCAatcgacttcttctttgcccTTAATTTGCGCAATATCGTagaccttcttcctcgtctcatGGGCAGCATTGTCGAGGCCATCCAATTCCTTGGACCTGAACGATGCGCTCTCTCAATCGTCGAAGGCAATTCTCCCGACGGAACTGCTGATGTTCTTGTCGCTTTGCGCCCATTCCTCGAGGAAATTGGAGTCGCTTACTTTTACAACAACTCTGCAATTAACCCATCCAAGGGCGCTCGCATCCGCAAGTTGGCTCAATTACGaaacttggccttggagcCTCTGTTTAAGAAGAAGGTTCCAGCAGCGGATGACACTaccgtcctcttcatcaacgaTGTTGCTGCTTGTCCCGATGATCTACTTGAGCTTGCGCTCCAGCGTCGTAAGCTGAATGCCGATATGACTTGCGCCATGGACTTTACCTACGCTGGTCCTGATCCCACATTCTACGACGTTTGG GTCGCCAGGACACTTGCGGGAGACACATTCTTCCCTATCCCCGAAGACGGATCATGGGACAACGCCTGGGACTTATTCAGAGGAAACCGAGAAGCACGAATGCGATACGACGCCCATCTTCCTTTCCAAGTCTTTGCCTGCTGGAACGGCGCAACAGCCTTCACAGCCGCTCCGATCCTCAACGGCCTACGATTCCGCGACCCCAAGAAGGCCGAATGCTTCCAGGGCGAACCGCAACTATTCTGCAAGGACCTGTGGCATAAGGGCTACCGAAAGATCGCAGTAGTACCAAGCATCAGTCTGGAGTACACAGATGAAAGAggcaaggatatcaagaagctgaagggCTTTACGAATGAGGTCATACAGCATATGGAGGAGGATAAAGCCCATATTGAGTGGCAGTACGAGCCGCCGGAGAAGGTCAAGTGCATGCCGTCTTTTGATCGCCAGACGTGGTTACCTTGGGATGAGTCATTGAAACGATAG
- a CDS encoding hypothetical protein (EggNog:ENOG41), protein MSSPGASEETTLLDTFDSHETQEIYNIKPHPTTGRLIDSYPVTRAKPMRVLCLGQSRTGTTPLFMALKKLGYTPYHMSLSLSSPKTNLGHWREALDAKFYGKGKPWGREEFDKILGRYDAVADLPAICFVEELVAAYPEAKVIVTQRDVDSWLRSMDSTRGRVLRWPLWNTLARWDTKLAGPFWEFSKKVTPANFHTMTDFSDKSPARQAFHDHYDLVKRIVPAERMLEFEVQAGWGPLCKFLDKEMPAEEFPRQYDSKQFVLEHSLIWWIAFAKMVGKASFITAVSGVIASIFAMWRLKYAVKIAAMLRPIANLS, encoded by the coding sequence ATGTCCAGTCCAGGGGCAAGCGAGGAGACTACCCTCCTTGATACCTTCGACTCTCACGAGACCCAAGAAATCTACAATATCAAACCGCATCCGACCACCGGCCGCCTCATAGATTCCTACCCAGTCACTCGTGCAAAGCCCATGCGCGTTCTATGCCTCGGGCAATCAAGAACAGGCACCACGCCCCTCTTCATGGCCCTTAAAAAATTAGGCTACACGCCATACCACATGTCCCTTTCCCTTAGCAGCCCCAAGACGAACCTTGGTCACTGGCGTGAAGCTCTCGATGCCAAGTTCTACGGGAAGGGCAAACCCTGGGGCCGTGAAGAATTTGACAAAATACTCGGGCGGTACGATGCTGTGGCTGATCTGCCGGCCATCTGCTTCGTTGAAGAGCTCGTGGCTGCGTATCCTGAAGCCAAAGTTATCGTCACCCAGCGCGATGTTGATAGCTGGCTTCGAAGTATGGACTCGACGAGAGGCCGAGTCCTCCGGTGGCCTCTGTGGAATACTCTTGCGAGATGGGATACCAAACTAGCTGGCCCGTTCTGGGAGTTTTCAAAGAAAGTCACGCCCGCCAACTTTCACACCATGACAGACTTCTCTGATAAGTCGCCAGCTCGCCAGGCCTTTCACGATCACTACGACCTCGTCAAGAGGATAGTTCCAGCAGAAAGAATGCTCGAGTTTGAAGTCCAAGCGGGATGGGGTCCGCTTTGCAAATTCTTGGATAAGGAGATGCCTGCGGAGGAGTTCCCGAGGCAGTATGATTCAAAACAGTTCGTTTTGGAACATAGCTTGATATGGTGGATTGCTTTTGCCAAGATGGTTGGGAAGGCTTCTTTCATTACTGCTGTATCCGGAGTCATTGCCTCGATATTTGCGATGTGGAGGTTGAAATATGCTGTTAAGATTGCTGCTATGCTTAGGCCGATCGCGAACTTGTCTTGA
- a CDS encoding hypothetical protein (CAZy:CBM63): MKFTYVLLAGPALVAGRYLSDEVTSGTSTHYGGNVSGGTCGFVSYTIPSGIYGTAFSGPNWDNAGVCGSCIEVTGPTGKKIKAMIVDRCNECNKGHLDLFENAFTAVGGTDGLVQTSWRLISCDITTPLVLRNKEGTSAWWFSMQVRNSNLPVKSLEVSTNSGKTWIGTTRRDYNFFENPSGFQVDTVDVRITSSTGSTIIVKNVGATPSTEYPASGNFA, translated from the exons atGAAGTTCACTTATGTTCTCCTCGCTGGCCCAGCTCTTGTTGCTGGAAGATATCTCAGTGACGAGGTTACCTCTGGAACTTCAACTCACTACGGCGGCAATGTCTCTGGGGGCACCTGTGGTTTTGTTTCCTACACAATTCCTTCTGGTATTTATGGCACTGCTTTCTCTGGCCCCAACTGGGACAATGCTGGAGTTTGTGGTAGCTGTATTGAAGTCACCGGCCCAAccggcaagaagatcaaggccatG ATCGTCGACAGGTGCAACGAGTGCAATAAGGGTCACTTGGATCTCTTTGAAAATGCATTTACTGCTGTTGGCGGTACGGACGGCCTTGTCCAGACCAGCTGGAGATTGATTTCTTGTGATATCACTACTCCACTGGTCCTTCGTAACAAAGAAG GCACCAGCGCCTGGTGGTTCAGCATGCAAGTCCGCAACAGCAACCTCCCCGTCAAGAGCCTCGAAGTCAGCACAAACAGCGGAAAGACCTGGATCGGAACGACTCGACGTGACTACAACTTCTTCGAGAACCCCAGTGGTTTCCAGGTCGATACCGTCGATGTCAGAATCACCAGCTCCACCGGCAgcaccatcatcgtcaagAACGTCGGGGCCACGCCTTCGACTGAATATCCTGCCAGCGGCAACTTTGCTTAA
- a CDS encoding hypothetical protein (EggNog:ENOG41), whose product MPSSKPKRVHDLIAQNPRVRVWVHPLEWSEIHLELLKASFIEIDTDDVSENPEDGTVQVSDYRVVRQFAQTSMKNKNLKLLICDNGPLKLLRPRGYFCFGEERPLDLQGAIFNQRGAISDDSYAGAFAFIQGNLIRNLREGLFPLPNRLRHDPAAKWLRELRVKKNEPEDQWRDPYIFCVLLGLAQSQAEDKTSAKYPFAEDHVFKTCAALTDDKNEDFMYFYTAEFSVAFVSKFEYPLDLKKPKDAMASELSIGMKQILFRPYKTFRARLLAEISSAL is encoded by the exons ATGCCGTCGTCCAAGCCCAAGCGTGTTCATGATCTTATCGCACAGAATCCTCGAGTTCGTGTCTGGGTTCATCCACTCGAGTGGTCTGAGATtcaccttgagcttctcaaagccTCATTCATTGAAATTGACACCGACGATGTCTCTGAGAATCCTGAAGACGGAACAGTCCAGGTGTCTGACTATCGAGTCGTCAGACAGTTCGCGCAAACCTCGATGAAAAACAAGAACCTAAAGCTCTTGATTTGTGACAACGGACCTCTTAAGCTCCTCCG TCCTCGCGGATACTTCTGCTTCGGTGAAGAGAGACCTCTTGATCTTCAGGGCGCGATCTTCAACCAACGCGGAGCTATTAGCGATGATAGTTACGCTGGGGCGTTCGCTTTCATCCAGGGGAACCTAATCAGAAACCTCCGTGAAGGCCTCTTCCCTCTTCCCAACCGTCTTCGTCATGACCCTGCCGCCAAGTGGTTACGAGAACTGCGAGTTAAGAAGAATGAGCCCGAGGATCAGTGGCGCGACCCCTACATCTTTTGTGTCCTTCTAGGACTTGCTCAGTCACAGGCAGAGGATAAAACCTCTGCCAAGTACCCTTTCGCCGAGGATCATGTCTTCAAG ACCTGTGCCGCGCTGACTGATGATAAGAACGAGGACTTCATGTATTTCTATACCGCTGAGTTCTCGGTTGCTTTCGTCAGCAAGTTCGAGTATCCCCTAGAcctgaagaagccaaaggatGCCATGGCCTCCGAGCTGTCCATCGGCATGAAGCAGATCCTTTTCCGGCCCTACAAGACCTTCCGGGCCCGCCTACTCGCGGAGATCTCCTCTGCCCTGTAA
- a CDS encoding hypothetical protein (EggNog:ENOG41), with protein MARRRQPREFEILDVTDEVIRDYNGAETEEEDNATSEDRARTSTSGRSNLIVGGRRHASNNTPSGYASIQQPRVVDISSPTSQRQTENAVADLLYFSQNGQPHSSVDIDPALQVSMQAVPIDMIADYPYIDQMQAFTPEGISEDGIFLPGSAYHELHSTLRNHLIQETRSIAPTRSTTPHVEVQSSVGVSLEETEITIPIQEFQPSQTPLLSQQEECSLWKNYFDEIAPWLDKFDRDRHFQQIIPTMSKDNDHLRYSMLALSARQLELKHTLPTNRSLALYQEAIHMLLPHLPTRGTAVIATCVILCVLEMLSCSPKAWQRHLDGCASLMEAVGINGFVGGTEQALFWCFARMDICGGLISSVKTLIPICHWASKTLSIDNDVELFKNAPTFEDWANYAVYLTAQVLDLLAASPTDPTRDEARFRARWLKLWKYISEWYQERPAPLHPIMTIPSSESSPFPTILYSNPAAIISHRQYG; from the exons atggcgaggaggaggcagCCAAGGGAGTTTGAGATTCTGGATGTGACGGATGAAGTCATTCGTGATTACAATGGGGCTGagacagaggaagaggataacGCGACTAGTGAGGATCGTGCGCGGACAAGCACTTCTG GCCGCTCAAATCTCATTGTCGGTGGAAGACGTCACGCCTCAAACAATACGCCAAGTGGCTATGCCTCTATACAGCAACCCCGGGTAGTCGATATCTCATCACCGACGTCACAGCGCCAGACTGAAAACGCCGTAGCCGATCTACTTTACTTCAGCCAAAACGGGCAACCTCATTCCTCAGTCGACATTGATCCTGCTCTGCAGGTTTCCATGCAGGCGGTCCCAATTGACATGATAGCAGACTATCCGTACATCGACCAGATGCAAGCATTTACCCCTGAAGGTATCTCCGAGGACGGTATATTCTTGCCAGGCTCTGCGTATCACGAGTTACACTCGACACTCCGTAATCACCTCATCCAAGAGACACGATCAATTGCTccaacaagatcaacaacaccgcATGTAGAGGTTCAAAGCTCAGTGGGCGTCTCCTTGGAAGAAACCGAGATCACGATCCCAATACAAGAGTTTCAGCCCTCTCAGACACCCCTGCTCTCTCAGCAAGAGGAATGCTCGCTATGGAAGAACTACTTTGACGAAATTGCCCCCTGGCTCGACAAGTTCGACCGAGACCGCCATTTCCAGCAGATTATACCTACAATGAGCAAGGACAATGACCACTTACGATACTCGATGCTGGCCCTCTCAGCACGACAACTTGAACTCAAGCATACACTACCGACTAATCGTAGCCTTGCCCTCTACCAGGAAGCCATTCATATGCTCCTCCCGCATTTACCAACCCGTGGGACAGCGGTCATCGCCACCTGTGTTATTCTTTGCGTGCTGGAGATGTTGAGCTGTTCGCCAAAGGCATGGCAACGACATCTTGATGGCTGTGCGAGTCTCATGGAAGCGGTCGGCATCAATGGATTCGTAGGAGGAACAGAGCAAGCCTTATTCTGGTGCTTTGCGCGTATGGATATCTGCGGCGGCCTCATATCGTCCGTCAAGACTCTTATTCCTATCTGCCATTGGGCCTCCAAGACTTTATCGATTGATAACGATGTCGAGCTCTTCAAGAATGCTCCAACGTTTGAGGACTGGGCTAACTATGCTGTGTATCTCACGGCTCAAGTTCTGGATCTGTTGGCTGCCTCCCCTACTGATCCAACTCGCGATGAAGCCAGGTTCCGGGCTCGATGGCTCAAGTTGTGGAAGTATATCTCTGAATGGTACCAAGAACGCCCAGCTCCATTGCATCCCATCATGACAATTCCCTCGAGCGAGTCATCCCCGTTTCCAACGATTTTGTACTCGAACCCTGCTGCCAT AATCAGCCATCGACAGTACGGCTAG
- a CDS encoding hypothetical protein (EggNog:ENOG41): protein MASIILSDNAHKTLEPLHLQDRIIGTIFGSALGDAIGLYTEFLSADISAKAYPDRKFTLLPAENATPFRRDHHRNFHRTGEWTDDTDHAVLILLSFLHSDGQKLDPQDFASRLSVWVRMGLRALDTLPLGLGRTVGGIVRSKSYLDDPEGTSRKFWVTGKYNAAPNGSLMRTHPLGLMCLTKSVEETFQIAADFSVVTHVDPRCVVSCAIGTALVRGLVLREIYEERQVDELIESGLTWYNELREKELQDLEKKGEPRLDLDEFKKHATAQSLTDLKLDESYKIGYVYKTFGSGILLLRLALRQLKSSRQLCSQLAIFEKLITDLTMEGGDADTNACFAGALLGALLGYKSLPPHWRDGLRHGTWLMEKSEGLCDVLGVTKGSYSGSRDKDTAEDGGRGFLTDAQMEEKCMRMQAWMAQEETEWKKKQEADKKKPNWFAWK from the coding sequence ATGGCCTCTATAATCCTCTCAGATAATGCACATAAGACGCTGGAGCCTTTACACCTCCAAGATCGTATCATCGGTACCATTTTCGGCTCAGCGCTTGGAGACGCAATTGGCTTATACACCGAATTTCTGTCCGCCGACATCTCAGCAAAAGCATATCCCGACCGCAAGTTTACGTTGCTCCCTGCTGAAAATGCAACGCCTTTTCGACGCGATCATCATAGAAACTTCCATCGTACTGGAGAATGGACTGACGATACCGACCACGCTGTTTTGATACTGCTCTCATTCCTTCACAGCGATGGCCAGAAGCTTGACCCACAAGACTTTGCATCAAGGCTGTCAGTATGGGTGCGCATGGGGCTGAGAGCGCTGGACACCCTgcctcttggtcttggacgTACCGTCGGTGGGATCGTGCGCAGCAAATCTTACTTGGACGATCCTGAGGGCACATCGCGCAAGTTCTGGGTGACGGGGAAGTACAATGCTGCACCCAATGGAAGTCTGATGAGAACACACCCCCTGGGCCTCATGTGTCTTACCAAGTCCGTTGAGGAGACCTTTCAGATCGCAGCAGACTTCTCTGTCGTCACACACGTTGATCCCAGATGTGTAGTCTCTTGCGCCATTGGCACGGCTCTTGTTCGTGGCCTTGTCCTCCGCGAGATCTACGAAGAACGGCAAGTCGACGAATTGATCGAGAGTGGCCTCACGTGGTATAATGAGCTTCGCGAAAAGGAATTGCAGGATCTAGAAAAGAAAGGCGAACCTCGTCTGGACCTTGACGAGTTCAAAAAACATGCAACAGCTCAATCTCTCACGGACCTCAAGTTGGATGAGAGTTACAAGATCGGATACGTTTACAAGACATTCGGATCAGGTATCCTGCTTCTTCGACTAGCACTGCGCCAACTCAAGTCTTCCAGACAACTATGCTCCCAGCTTGCCatctttgagaagctcatcacCGATCTGACGATGGAAGGCGGCGACGCAGACACAAACGCCTGCTTTGCTGGTGCTCTTTTAGGAGCATTGCTCGGATACAAGTCCTTGCCTCCACATTGGCGCGATGGCCTCCGTCATGGCACTTGGCTTATGGAGAAGTCTGAAGGACTCTGTGACGTGTTGGGTGTGACAAAGGGCTCATACTCTGGGTCGCGGGACAAGGATACTGCGGAAGATGGCGGACGTGGGTTCTTGACGGATGCACAGATGGAAGAGAAGTGTATGAGGATGCAGGCATGGATGGCACAGGAGGAAACTGAATGGAAGAAAAAGCAGGAggccgacaagaagaaacCTAATTGGTTTGCTTGGAAATAG
- a CDS encoding hypothetical protein (EggNog:ENOG41), translated as MDSPYASSTDPSSDSEPDNAPQANDYRIRCRAQERLRVPGASENRSSLAPEDLEDVPLEDDNSDQGELEEGYEILDRALVRGAMHRDRSMNELAPDEDSDDDEPSSEELQFDDAGAVGYFNTMLSEAEEEHSQSTSRLIQNPSGTDVPQGVLAATAQIAQNNLARSYENLAGGLTYTAQRAQDVMVTTAQAGSHLAEGTWRAGNGVAIWAQERWPNMPRFINRRVLGSLAEIVMEGVQALPPSDSIVRPQGRR; from the exons ATGGACAGCCCTTACGCCTCCAGCACCGACCCGTCTTCGGACTCTGAGCCTGATAATGCACCTCAGGCTAATGATTATCGGATCCGATGCCGAGCCCAGGAACGTTTGAGGGTGCCTGGCGCTTCCGAAAATAGATCCAGCCTAGCACCCGAGGACCTAGAGGATGTCCCGCTTGAGGATGACAACTCTGACCAGGGCGAGCTTGAGGAAGGGTACGAGATTCTCGACAGGGCGCTTGTTCGGGGGGCGATGCACCGGGATCGTTCCATGAACGAACTCGCCCCTGACGAGGActccgatgatgatgagccctCCTCTGAGGAGCTCCAGTTCGACGACGCTGGAGCGGTTGGGTACTTTAACACGATGCTCAgcgaggctgaagaggagcATAGCCAGAG CACCTCTCGGCTTATCCAGAATCCTTCTGGCACAGACGTCCCTCAGGGGGTTCTTGCTGCAACTGCACAGATTGCGCAGAACAACCTCGCTAGGTCGTACGAGAACCTTGCCGGCGGGCTTACTTACACTGCCCAGCGTGCCCAAGATGTTATGGTGACCACTGCCCAGGCAGGGAGCCATCTAGCTGAAGGGACCTGGCGTGCTGGCAATGGTGTCGCGATCTGGGCTCAAGAACGTTGGCCCAACATGCCTCGCTTCATCAACCGTCGGGTGTTGGGTTCTCTGGCTGAGATTGTGATGGAGGGTGTTCAAGCCTTGCCACCTTCGGACTCTATCGTCCGCCCACAAGGAAGGCGATGA
- a CDS encoding hypothetical protein (EggNog:ENOG41) produces the protein MPVHRGTRRAGSGRPASGRPQCGQGREACDSCRQGLQSRSDPGEFLRSHGYLICHMNVPPSEEQRYSFIEDHLKAMVAKSVDDQGFYQACYALLKTAEIPAASLPGEVRNTIMENHKQLHDIAWPKLLYILETEQTCRYFDPRDVLSMVTYNYPRQLARQVQVMMGDYSETFRVIQYAFMRCGRWFLGYSPGTFIFRYSDSLPFTEGLNIMPSVMNFSYEGQVPRSSWEHQLRLSALWKPASELFIGLMHHYLGRSHKAELPRHEALRSRAVICSDAFKVILEDWTWLSQRSMFPYQNTKDWICKRATIQELAWLIRRLKDVPEVDEGVQSPYLENLLTTSTGMSLQDLAGLWNEQLQLMAWEQFHTGNRRELFIYENQGPSSPEFKQWFQGLEAPTSYDMPLKSELKLDAVKYLPEPNQANNFLVQDIWRLYNEQTFQYDSLNPSVEYKLPVLRDCRDALKPYDHLIQEKLRQAREQASQYTQIGAQQSVEPFSFSTQN, from the exons ATGCCAGTGCATCGAGGAACTCGAAGGGCCGGCAGTGGCCGCCCGGCAAGTGGTCGTCCCCAATGTGGTCAGGGTCGGGAGGCTTGTGATAGTTGCCGCCAGGGCCTCCAGTCTCGTTCTGACCCTGGGGAGTTTCTTCGCTCACACGGCTACCTCATTTGTCACATGAATGTACCACCGTCCGAAGAGCAACGATACAGTTTTATCGAGGATCACCTCAAGGCAATGGTGGCTAAGAGTGTGGACGACCAAGGGTTTTACCAGGCATGCTATGCTCTGCTTAAGACAGCTGAGATACCAGCCGCCAGCTTGCCGGGAGAGGTTCGCAACACTATCATGGAAAACCATAAGCAGCTCCATGATATAGCCTGGCCAAAGCTCTTGTATATACTGGAAACCGAGCAGACCTGCCGATATTTTGATCCGAGGGACGTTCTGAGCATGGTCACCTACAATTACCCGAGGCAGCTAGCGAGGCAGGTCCAAGTCATGATGGGAGATTACTCTGAAACCTTCCGAGTCATTCAGTATGCATTCATGCGCTGTGGGAGGTGGTTTCTCGGATACTCCCCAGGAACCTTTATTTTCCGATACTCGGACTCTTTGCCCTTCACTGAAGGGCTGAACATCATGCCGAGCGTAATGAACTTCTCATATGAAGGCCAAGTACCTCGAAGCTCCTGGGAGCATCAGCTACGCCTCTCGGCCCTCTGGAAGCCAGCCTCGGAATTGTTTATCGGCTTGATGCATCACTATCTCGGCAGGTCTCACAAAGCCGAACTCCCGAGACACGAAGCCCTACGCTCGAGAGCGGTGATATGTTCCGATGCCTTCAAAGTCATCCTAGAAGATTGGACATGGCTTTCCCAAAGGAGTATGTTTCCGtaccaaaacaccaaagacTGGATTTGCAAACGTGCAACGATCCAAGAGCTTGCGTGGCTTATACGTCGACTCAAAGATGTGCCTGAAGTCGACGAAGGTGTTCAGTCGCCTTATCTAGAGAATCTTCTCACAACTTCCACCGGTATGTCACTGCAAGATCTTGCAGGTCTTTGGAACGAGCAGCTGCAATTAATGGCGTGGGAGCAATTCCATACCGGGAATCGTCGAGAACTCTTTATCTACGAAAATCAGGGGCCGTCATCG CCTGAATTCAAGCAATGGTTCCAAGGACTCGAGGCACCAACGTCTTATGACATGCCTTTGAAGTCTGAGTTGAAGTTGGACGCGGTCAAATATTTACCCGAACCGAATCAAGCTAACAATTTCCTCGTGCAGGACATCTGGAGACTCTACAATGAGCAAACCTTCCAATACGACTCACTCAACCCAAGTGTTGAGTACAAATTGCCCGTGTTGCGTGATTGCCGAGACGCACTCAAACCATACGATCATTTGATCCAGGAAAAACTGCGTCAGGCCCGAGAACAAGCCAGTCAATACACACAAATCGGAGCACAACAGTCCGTTGagcctttctctttctctacACAGAATTAA
- the RHO2 gene encoding Rho GTPase (EggNog:ENOG41): MSANPSNVIRRKLVIIGDGACGKTSLLSVFTLGYFPTHYVSLDRNPLRRRLLTSVDGKSVQLALWDTAGQEDYERLRPLAYSKAHVILIGFSVDTPDSLDNVKHKWIEEATRLCTGVPIILVGLKKDLREDPVAIEEMRKKSMRFVSEHDGEAIAREIGAKRYLECSSLSGEGVDDVFEAATRAALLTFEKGEGGGCCVVL, encoded by the exons ATGAGCGCAAATCCTAGCAACGTTATCCGCAG GAAGTTGGTCATTATCGGTGATGGTGCCTGCGGCAAGACCAGTTTGCTGAGCGTATTTACGCTAGGTTACTTTCCTACA CATTATGTGAGCCTCGACCGTAACCCCTTGCGACGACGATTATTGACTTC AGTGGACGGCAAGTCCGTCCAGCTTGCTCTATGGGATACCGCTGGCCAAGAGGACTACGAACGATTACGACCGCTTGCCTACTCAAAAGCCCATGTCATCTTGATAGGATTTTCCGTCGATACACCAGATTCCCTTGACAATGTTAAGCACAAG TGGATTGAGGAAGCCACCCGCCTGTGCACCGGCGTTCCCATTATTCTAGTTGGTCTTAAGAAAGACCTTCGAGAGGACCCCGTCGCGATCGAGGAAATGCGCAAGAAGTCGATGCGTTTTGTGTCTGAACATGATGGAGAGGCAATTGCTCGGGAAATTGGCGCGAAGCGATATCTTGAATGCTCCAGCTTGAGCGGCGAAGGCGTCGACGACGTATTTGAGGCTGCCACTCGTGCCGCTCTGCTGACctttgagaagggcgagggCGGCGGCTGCTGCGTTGTGCTGTAA